The following proteins are co-located in the Paludibaculum fermentans genome:
- a CDS encoding ABC transporter ATP-binding protein — protein MSGPAISVQGVSKEFMLGQAGGYGTFKGLIGLEKPPVRTGAGRFRALDNVSFEAKFGEVTGVIGRNGAGKSTLLKILSRILRPTSGRVEMRGRVGSLLEVGAGFHSELTGRENIFLNGAILGMTQAGIARCFDEIVAFAGVERHLDEPVKHYSSGMYMRLAFSVAAHVDPEILLIDEVLAVGDADFQKRTEERLERAGRGGQTVLLVSHNLQTVLRLCQRVVCLEQGRVVAVGSAAEVATRYLDMGSAKQGQRRYDETELAPGDSIVRLGGVRVCGRDGATYTSVDIGEGCGIEIEYEVLREAPGLLPSLVLHNERGAFLWATDAGNEWHGRARPAGRYREVAWIPPHLLGSGLMRVTVAMESLQPSRVHFREPDAVAFHAVETRDGARGRYTGFIEGGARPKLDWTVTRE, from the coding sequence ATGAGTGGGCCCGCCATTTCCGTTCAAGGCGTCAGCAAGGAGTTCATGCTGGGGCAGGCGGGAGGGTATGGCACGTTTAAAGGCCTCATAGGGCTGGAGAAGCCGCCCGTACGAACTGGAGCGGGCCGGTTTCGTGCGCTGGACAACGTGAGCTTCGAGGCTAAGTTCGGCGAGGTGACGGGAGTGATCGGCCGCAATGGCGCGGGGAAGTCGACATTGCTCAAGATCCTGTCGCGGATCCTGCGACCCACCAGCGGCCGCGTGGAGATGCGAGGGCGCGTGGGCAGCCTGCTCGAGGTGGGCGCGGGATTCCATTCGGAGTTGACCGGACGCGAGAACATCTTCCTGAACGGCGCGATCCTCGGAATGACGCAGGCCGGGATCGCGCGGTGCTTCGATGAGATCGTGGCCTTTGCGGGCGTCGAGCGGCATCTGGATGAACCGGTCAAACATTATTCGAGCGGCATGTACATGCGGCTGGCGTTTTCCGTGGCCGCGCACGTCGACCCGGAGATCCTGCTGATTGACGAAGTGCTGGCAGTGGGCGATGCCGATTTTCAGAAGCGGACCGAAGAGCGCCTGGAGCGCGCCGGACGCGGCGGGCAGACGGTGCTGCTGGTGTCCCACAACCTGCAAACGGTACTGCGGCTGTGCCAGCGTGTGGTCTGCCTGGAGCAGGGACGCGTAGTGGCGGTGGGGAGCGCAGCCGAGGTGGCAACGAGATACCTGGACATGGGCAGCGCAAAGCAGGGCCAACGGCGTTACGATGAGACCGAATTAGCTCCCGGCGACAGCATCGTGCGACTGGGCGGCGTGCGGGTTTGCGGCCGCGATGGAGCCACGTACACGTCGGTGGATATCGGGGAAGGTTGCGGTATCGAGATCGAGTACGAAGTGTTGCGGGAGGCTCCGGGGCTGCTGCCTTCGCTGGTTCTGCACAACGAGCGCGGCGCCTTTCTCTGGGCCACCGATGCGGGCAACGAATGGCATGGCCGGGCCCGGCCGGCCGGCCGATATCGCGAAGTGGCGTGGATTCCACCGCATTTGCTGGGCAGCGGGTTAATGCGCGTGACAGTGGCCATGGAATCGTTGCAGCCATCGCGTGTGCATTTTCGCGAGCCGGATGCCGTGGCATTCCACGCCGTCGAAACGCGGGATGGCGCTCGGGGGCGCTACACGGGCTTCATCGAAGGAGGAGCACGGCCCAAGCTCGACTGGACGGTGACGCGTGAATAA
- a CDS encoding ABC transporter permease yields the protein MKPESSVITIITPAGVSLRTQLLEHWHARPLLYRLAIRDLRLRYRHTFLGAGWAILQPLLPMLIFGAVFSRLRLDTGGPPYPLFVFSGLAVWTFVGNSVTSASPTFLNNFDMINKIYFPRAVLPLAIVAALTLDGLVAVAAVLPVTLWYGYGPVWSWLLVPAVGAVAVAVAMAAAVMAATLTTLLRDLKNAVPFLVQLWMYASPVLYPVAWMPPAIRRWAGWNPVAGILEAFRVCLFGTVPDWGLLAQSAAAIALLMAAAVWVFQRLDADLAERV from the coding sequence TTGAAACCGGAATCTTCAGTAATCACGATCATCACTCCGGCAGGCGTATCCCTCCGGACACAGCTTTTGGAGCACTGGCACGCGCGCCCCCTGCTCTACCGGCTGGCGATTCGCGACCTGCGTCTTCGCTACCGGCACACCTTTTTGGGCGCGGGGTGGGCCATCCTCCAGCCCCTGCTGCCGATGCTGATTTTTGGGGCGGTCTTCTCGCGCCTGCGTTTGGACACCGGCGGCCCGCCATATCCGCTTTTTGTATTCAGCGGACTCGCCGTGTGGACCTTTGTGGGCAACTCAGTGACGAGCGCCAGTCCGACGTTCCTCAACAATTTCGACATGATCAATAAGATCTACTTTCCGCGAGCGGTGCTGCCACTGGCGATCGTGGCGGCGCTGACCTTGGATGGGCTGGTGGCGGTGGCCGCGGTGCTTCCGGTGACTTTGTGGTACGGCTATGGGCCGGTGTGGAGCTGGCTGTTGGTGCCGGCGGTGGGTGCGGTCGCCGTCGCGGTGGCAATGGCCGCGGCGGTGATGGCCGCGACCCTGACCACCCTGCTGCGAGACCTGAAAAATGCCGTTCCGTTTCTGGTTCAGTTGTGGATGTATGCGAGCCCGGTGCTATACCCCGTCGCCTGGATGCCTCCGGCGATCCGCCGGTGGGCTGGTTGGAATCCGGTGGCAGGAATTCTGGAAGCGTTTCGCGTGTGTTTGTTCGGAACCGTGCCGGATTGGGGCCTGCTGGCGCAATCGGCCGCGGCGATCGCGCTGCTGATGGCTGCCGCCGTCTGGGTGTTCCAACGGCTCGATGCGGATTTGGCGGAGCGCGTATGA
- a CDS encoding nucleotidyltransferase family protein — protein MPDGLAPLLAELVLGATGRARRAAQAIADGNGCLDGTNRAIQWKVLPQFAEGVSGVSMAPLETLHLRRELLRARGDTARRATKAVSGIAALEAAGVRALVFKGLASMAVLYRDAPSRTIHDADLLVMPQDVPQAVACLEANGFHREDGGTLAEYTQFVENSPGFAGNQAITLYTDGSEIDLHWELHGCGVKAEELLSRSRKERLHDQWIIVPDPVDALLLTIRHVVRENFAADMICRDLMDTKLRCEVLERDGELHSAMTRIVEAGVEVPALAVLGVLSSYDEGTPASRACRYLEGLVSPVSRASAARLVELFHYQMRHGALPKDVFYLVHSRPLRQIARGLGTSWSSYRRNMKVIEQKLEHEMNWTARIAMLARSIPNLRTMKLARALARVKYGTD, from the coding sequence ATGCCAGACGGGTTAGCCCCGTTACTCGCCGAATTAGTACTCGGAGCCACAGGGCGCGCGCGGCGGGCGGCCCAGGCGATCGCCGACGGCAATGGATGCCTCGACGGTACTAACCGGGCCATCCAGTGGAAAGTGCTCCCGCAGTTTGCCGAAGGTGTATCCGGGGTCAGCATGGCGCCGCTTGAGACACTCCATCTCCGGAGAGAACTGCTGCGAGCCCGGGGCGATACCGCTCGCCGAGCCACCAAAGCCGTGTCCGGAATCGCGGCACTGGAAGCGGCTGGTGTCCGCGCGCTGGTGTTCAAGGGCCTGGCTTCCATGGCCGTGCTGTATCGCGACGCGCCTAGCCGGACGATTCACGACGCCGATTTGCTGGTCATGCCCCAGGACGTGCCGCAGGCCGTCGCATGCCTCGAAGCCAACGGGTTCCATCGTGAAGATGGCGGGACGCTGGCGGAGTACACGCAGTTTGTCGAAAACTCTCCTGGTTTTGCAGGGAATCAGGCGATCACGCTGTACACCGATGGCAGTGAGATCGACTTGCACTGGGAACTGCATGGCTGCGGAGTGAAGGCCGAGGAGTTGCTGTCGCGCTCCCGGAAGGAACGGCTGCACGACCAGTGGATTATAGTACCGGATCCGGTCGATGCGCTGCTTTTGACGATTCGGCATGTGGTCCGGGAGAATTTTGCCGCGGATATGATCTGCCGGGACCTGATGGACACCAAGTTGCGCTGCGAGGTCCTCGAGAGGGACGGTGAACTGCACAGCGCAATGACTCGCATTGTCGAAGCGGGTGTCGAAGTGCCCGCTTTGGCGGTGCTGGGCGTTCTGAGTTCCTACGACGAAGGGACGCCGGCAAGCAGAGCATGCCGGTATTTGGAGGGGCTGGTGAGCCCGGTGTCGCGAGCATCGGCGGCCCGCCTGGTGGAGCTGTTTCACTACCAGATGCGGCATGGCGCGCTACCCAAGGATGTGTTTTACCTGGTGCATTCGCGCCCGCTTCGGCAGATCGCCCGCGGTCTGGGGACAAGCTGGTCAAGCTATCGCCGCAACATGAAGGTGATCGAACAGAAGCTGGAACACGAGATGAACTGGACGGCTCGGATAGCAATGTTGGCGCGCTCCATCCCGAACCTGCGGACGATGAAACTCGCCCGGGCGCTAGCACGGGTCAAATACGGGACCGATTGA
- a CDS encoding carbohydrate porin translates to MLALLSGCCHVPAAAQELVEVRGESGTNSPYMLRDWGGERTRLANQGVAFSLLYVDDTLSNTRRDVANWSRVRGTLDIDLGKAGVVRGLKFHITAMWQAGSNLGAHLGAIANPSSLASINLFRLDSWWFEKELSRQKLFIRAGQFSGLDSYGVQPYGDSFINEPLGYAMGNLIPATYEPFSPAGTPAFEVRYVPAKRVYVKSAIFSGNRDPLHDDETGTHFKFKDAPVIAAEVGYLVKPGLLPAGDGYAGLYTFGATINTGPFANIGSGRQARTNYLLYFTVNQQVYSSRAHANRRMDATATFDWTPEDVSKTFSQLAVGLRYHGLLRHRDHDTVSVGFVHSRISGVLNRSLSRAGLSPFGAEKLLELNYALRLNRWLTFQPVFQYYFDTGADPQRRNNAVAGFRTMFVL, encoded by the coding sequence ATGCTCGCGCTCCTGTCTGGCTGCTGCCATGTTCCGGCGGCTGCCCAGGAACTGGTCGAGGTCAGAGGTGAGTCCGGCACGAATAGCCCCTACATGTTGCGAGACTGGGGCGGCGAGCGGACCAGGCTGGCGAACCAGGGCGTCGCGTTCAGCCTCCTGTACGTGGACGATACGCTCTCGAATACGCGCCGCGATGTCGCCAACTGGAGCCGGGTCCGTGGAACCCTGGACATTGATCTCGGGAAAGCCGGAGTAGTGCGCGGACTCAAGTTTCACATCACCGCGATGTGGCAGGCCGGAAGCAACCTGGGAGCCCACCTCGGCGCGATTGCAAACCCCAGCAGCCTGGCCAGTATCAACCTGTTTCGGCTCGACTCCTGGTGGTTCGAAAAGGAACTCTCACGGCAGAAGTTGTTCATCCGCGCCGGCCAGTTCTCCGGACTCGATTCCTACGGCGTTCAACCCTATGGCGACTCCTTCATCAACGAACCGCTCGGCTACGCCATGGGAAATCTCATCCCGGCAACCTATGAACCCTTCTCTCCCGCCGGTACGCCGGCCTTTGAAGTTCGTTACGTCCCGGCCAAACGCGTTTACGTAAAAAGTGCCATCTTTTCGGGCAACCGGGATCCCCTTCATGACGACGAAACCGGTACGCACTTCAAGTTTAAGGACGCGCCCGTCATCGCAGCGGAGGTGGGCTATTTGGTCAAGCCGGGCTTGCTGCCTGCTGGCGATGGGTATGCAGGCCTGTACACCTTTGGCGCCACAATCAATACCGGCCCGTTTGCGAATATCGGCAGCGGCCGGCAGGCTCGGACGAACTATCTCCTGTACTTCACGGTAAACCAGCAGGTCTATTCCTCTCGTGCACACGCCAACAGGCGCATGGACGCGACCGCCACCTTCGATTGGACACCGGAGGACGTCTCCAAGACCTTCTCGCAACTGGCCGTCGGTCTGCGCTATCACGGTTTGCTTCGCCATCGGGATCACGACACAGTCTCGGTGGGATTCGTCCATAGCCGCATCAGTGGAGTCTTGAACCGCTCGCTGTCCCGGGCTGGACTCTCCCCATTCGGGGCCGAGAAGCTGCTGGAGCTGAACTACGCCCTTCGGCTCAATCGGTGGCTCACCTTCCAGCCCGTCTTTCAGTACTATTTCGACACGGGAGCGGATCCGCAACGCCGCAACAATGCAGTGGCTGGCTTTCGCACAATGTTTGTCCTTTAG
- a CDS encoding enoyl-CoA hydratase/isomerase family protein has product MKPIQITEHSAAYWRVTLNIAPLNIFGPANLPQLEHVVSLLETDDRVKVVVFDSAIDGFFLTHYDFLAPMEESANLPPGPTGLQPLPDMLVRLSRAPVVSIALIRGRATGVGSELALACDMRFASREKAVLSQWEVGAGLVPGGGPMARLPRLIGRGRALEVLLTANDIGGELAELYGYVNRSLPDHELDGFVDTLARRVASFDKQTMAETKRLVNQASLPPDSEIAPEWSSFIDSLGRAAARERIGQLMDRGFHHPGDVETRLGHYLGQLTV; this is encoded by the coding sequence ATGAAGCCGATCCAGATCACAGAACATTCCGCCGCCTACTGGCGAGTCACGTTGAATATTGCGCCACTCAACATATTTGGGCCGGCGAACCTCCCCCAGCTCGAACATGTGGTGTCTCTGCTGGAAACCGATGATCGCGTCAAGGTGGTGGTGTTTGACAGTGCCATCGACGGCTTCTTCCTGACTCACTACGACTTCCTGGCGCCAATGGAGGAGTCCGCCAACCTTCCTCCCGGTCCGACGGGGCTGCAACCGCTGCCGGATATGCTCGTTCGTTTGAGCCGGGCGCCTGTGGTTTCCATTGCGTTGATTCGCGGGCGTGCTACAGGAGTAGGTAGCGAACTCGCGCTGGCGTGCGATATGCGCTTTGCCAGTCGCGAGAAGGCCGTATTGTCGCAATGGGAGGTAGGCGCGGGGCTGGTTCCCGGCGGTGGCCCCATGGCTCGGCTGCCTCGGCTGATCGGACGAGGCAGAGCACTGGAAGTCTTGCTGACAGCGAACGATATCGGCGGAGAACTGGCCGAACTCTACGGCTACGTCAACCGCTCCCTCCCCGATCATGAGCTGGATGGGTTTGTCGATACGCTGGCGCGCAGGGTTGCTTCGTTTGACAAACAAACCATGGCAGAGACGAAACGCCTCGTGAATCAGGCAAGCCTGCCTCCGGATTCGGAAATCGCGCCGGAATGGAGCTCATTCATCGATTCCCTGGGGCGGGCGGCTGCTCGTGAGCGGATCGGCCAGCTGATGGATCGGGGCTTTCATCATCCGGGTGATGTGGAGACCCGGCTGGGGCACTACCTCGGCCAATTGACTGTTTGA
- a CDS encoding AAA family ATPase, which translates to MIRILAVQGYRSLRDLLLPLGQLSVITGANGSGKSSVYRSLRLLADAALNSVVASLAREGGLPSTFWAGPETIPRGVRQGLYGVEPVARRKAASLKLGFGGDTYGYSIDLGYPPPPPPETMFALDPRVKRECIWHGPVYRKASALVDRRNNFVWLATTRDEEPVILTQHLSDTDSMLASVADPQRAPEMLAIREAVRGWRFYDHFRTDSDSPARTAQIGTFAPVLHDDGSNLAAALQTIREIRSDEALTSTIEDAFPGSRLEVEAQHGRFELQLLQKGLLRTLSAAELSDGTLRYLLWAAALLTPRPPELMVLNEPETSLHPDLLPALARLILAAARSTQIIVVSHAPLLIDELMTAPLCTRLHLVKDFGETNLEGATAFSKPKWNWPLR; encoded by the coding sequence ATGATCCGCATTCTTGCTGTCCAGGGCTATCGATCCTTGCGCGATCTGTTGCTTCCGCTTGGGCAGTTGAGCGTGATCACCGGAGCGAACGGAAGCGGTAAGTCCAGCGTCTATCGCTCGCTGCGGTTGCTGGCCGATGCCGCCCTGAATTCGGTGGTGGCTTCTCTCGCCCGCGAGGGCGGCTTGCCGTCGACCTTCTGGGCCGGTCCGGAGACAATCCCTCGCGGTGTTCGCCAGGGGCTCTATGGAGTCGAACCCGTCGCCAGGCGGAAGGCTGCGAGTCTCAAGCTCGGCTTTGGCGGCGATACCTACGGCTACAGCATCGATCTGGGCTACCCTCCTCCGCCACCGCCCGAGACCATGTTTGCGCTCGATCCGCGCGTGAAGCGCGAGTGCATCTGGCATGGGCCGGTCTACCGGAAAGCTTCGGCGCTGGTCGATCGCAGAAACAACTTCGTCTGGCTCGCCACAACGCGTGATGAAGAACCGGTGATCCTGACGCAGCACCTCTCTGACACCGACAGCATGCTCGCCAGTGTCGCTGACCCGCAGCGAGCGCCCGAGATGCTGGCCATTCGCGAAGCCGTTCGCGGATGGCGATTCTACGACCATTTCCGCACCGATTCCGATTCGCCTGCCCGCACCGCACAGATTGGCACCTTCGCGCCCGTGCTTCACGATGACGGCAGCAATCTCGCGGCGGCCCTGCAGACGATTCGCGAGATCCGGTCGGACGAAGCGCTCACTTCGACCATCGAGGACGCCTTCCCCGGCAGCCGGCTGGAAGTGGAAGCGCAGCATGGGCGCTTCGAGCTTCAGTTGCTGCAGAAGGGCCTGCTTCGGACGCTGTCCGCGGCGGAGTTGTCCGATGGCACACTGCGTTATCTCCTCTGGGCCGCAGCCCTGCTCACTCCGCGTCCGCCGGAACTTATGGTGCTGAACGAACCGGAGACCAGCCTGCATCCGGACCTCCTGCCGGCGCTGGCCCGTCTGATCCTGGCCGCGGCCAGGAGCACGCAAATCATCGTGGTCTCTCACGCACCGCTACTCATTGATGAACTCATGACCGCCCCGTTGTGCACCCGCCTCCATCTGGTGAAAGACTTCGGAGAAACGAATCTGGAGGGCGCGACCGCATTCAGCAAGCCCAAATGGAATTGGCCTCTCAGGTAA
- a CDS encoding alpha/beta fold hydrolase has translation MTTLMAAAAGSTALGDTRLPYRTAYRSIDIDRLSIFYREAGPRDAPVLLLLHGLPSSSRMFEPLLSRLSDRYHLIAPDYPGFGHSSWPNPRDFAYTFDRYAEIMTRFTEALSLQRYTLYVQDYGGPVGFRMALSHQDRIEAIIVQNAVAHNPGLGANWETRRAFWADRAANESALRANLLSLAATRTRHVGSDPNPERYDLDLWNDEFNFLNQPGQAAIQSDLFYDYRTNVEAYPKWQAWLRRNQPRLLVLWGKYDMSFDRSEPEAYRRDVPNAEVHVLNAGHFALDTASDEIAALIRAFQ, from the coding sequence ATGACGACGCTCATGGCTGCGGCCGCTGGATCAACAGCTCTCGGCGACACACGTCTGCCTTACCGCACCGCATACCGCAGCATTGATATCGATCGCCTTTCGATCTTTTACCGGGAGGCCGGGCCTAGGGATGCGCCCGTCCTCCTGTTGCTGCACGGCTTGCCCTCCTCTTCAAGGATGTTTGAGCCGCTCCTCAGCCGGCTGTCTGACCGGTATCATCTGATCGCACCGGACTACCCCGGGTTTGGCCATAGTTCCTGGCCAAACCCAAGGGACTTTGCCTACACGTTCGATCGCTACGCCGAGATCATGACTCGTTTCACTGAGGCGCTGTCCCTTCAGCGCTACACCCTTTACGTGCAGGATTATGGTGGACCGGTGGGGTTTCGGATGGCTTTGTCCCATCAGGATCGCATCGAGGCCATCATTGTTCAGAATGCTGTCGCCCACAACCCGGGCTTGGGCGCAAATTGGGAAACCCGGCGGGCCTTCTGGGCGGACCGCGCGGCGAATGAAAGTGCGCTTCGCGCGAATCTTCTGTCCCTGGCCGCAACACGGACCCGCCATGTCGGTAGCGATCCCAATCCTGAGCGCTACGATCTCGATCTCTGGAACGACGAGTTCAATTTCCTGAACCAGCCCGGCCAGGCCGCCATCCAAAGCGATTTGTTCTACGACTATCGCACCAATGTCGAGGCGTATCCGAAGTGGCAGGCATGGCTGCGCAGGAACCAGCCGCGTCTTCTGGTGCTATGGGGCAAGTACGACATGTCCTTTGATCGATCCGAGCCTGAGGCGTACCGCCGTGATGTGCCAAACGCGGAAGTGCACGTCCTCAATGCCGGTCATTTCGCACTGGATACGGCTTCCGATGAGATTGCGGCTTTGATCCGCGCTTTCCAGTAG